A region from the Flavobacteriales bacterium genome encodes:
- a CDS encoding alkaline phosphatase family protein, which yields MRIYFSVLLSLLCGFSFAQKKQPKLIVGIVVDQMRYDYLERFQSKYSANGFVKLMNKGTNCKNTNYNYVPTYTGPGHASIYTGTTPAVHGIIANDWFDRNEGGMVYCAEDKSVSSVGTQNNAGQMSPRRMLSSTIGDELKISSLGKSKVIGIALKDRGAILPAGHAADAAYWFDDETGNFITSTYYRNDLPKWLSDYNNKKRTDYFLSQNWTTLLPIEQYIESLPDDNNYESILNGETKPVFPHQLPEILKAYNGNKGIIKTTPFGNTITKEMMFAAIEGEQLGKDDVTDLLCVSFSSPDYIGHYFGPKSIETEDCYLRLDLEIAEILSYLEKNIGKDNFILFLTADHAAVDVPNHLKDNKIPSGYLTLNNLTNELNNYLLEEFPLNDPSERFVKAIANGQVFFNLELLKKNKIEREAIEIKAAEFLRTIPGVANVLTRHNLLYTEYTIGIKRLIQCGFNELRSGDVIINMLPAWADYGPKGTTHGSPYSYDTHVPLLWYGSEIAVRDHMESVMITDIAPTVCMMAGIPYTNGSTGKLIPCLIK from the coding sequence ATGAGAATTTATTTTTCTGTTCTTCTTTCCCTTTTATGCGGATTTTCATTTGCACAAAAAAAGCAACCGAAACTGATCGTTGGAATTGTGGTAGACCAAATGCGATACGACTACCTTGAACGCTTTCAATCGAAATATTCAGCCAATGGATTTGTCAAACTCATGAACAAAGGCACCAATTGTAAAAACACCAATTACAATTACGTTCCAACCTATACCGGACCGGGACATGCCTCAATTTATACCGGAACTACACCTGCAGTTCATGGGATTATTGCCAATGACTGGTTCGACAGGAATGAAGGCGGAATGGTGTATTGTGCGGAAGATAAAAGTGTAAGTTCAGTTGGAACCCAAAATAATGCCGGACAAATGTCGCCCCGCAGAATGCTAAGCAGCACCATAGGCGATGAATTAAAAATTTCGAGTTTAGGCAAATCGAAAGTAATCGGAATTGCATTAAAAGACCGCGGAGCTATTCTGCCGGCCGGACATGCTGCTGATGCGGCTTATTGGTTTGATGATGAAACAGGAAATTTTATTACCAGTACTTATTATAGAAACGACTTACCAAAATGGCTGAGCGATTACAATAATAAAAAGAGAACCGATTATTTTTTGTCTCAAAATTGGACCACCCTGCTTCCCATTGAGCAATACATAGAAAGTTTGCCCGACGATAACAATTACGAAAGCATTTTAAATGGCGAAACCAAACCTGTATTCCCTCATCAACTACCTGAAATTTTAAAAGCCTATAATGGAAATAAAGGCATCATTAAAACAACTCCATTTGGAAATACAATCACCAAAGAAATGATGTTTGCCGCTATAGAAGGAGAACAATTGGGCAAGGATGATGTCACCGATTTATTATGTGTCAGCTTTTCTTCTCCTGATTATATCGGACATTATTTCGGACCAAAAAGCATTGAAACCGAAGACTGTTATTTGCGTCTCGATCTGGAGATTGCTGAAATACTCAGTTATCTGGAAAAAAATATCGGAAAAGATAATTTTATTTTATTCCTCACAGCCGATCACGCAGCCGTGGATGTTCCGAATCATTTAAAAGATAATAAGATTCCTTCCGGATATTTAACATTGAATAATCTGACCAATGAATTAAATAATTATTTACTGGAAGAATTTCCATTGAATGATCCATCGGAACGCTTTGTTAAAGCAATTGCCAACGGACAAGTATTTTTTAATCTGGAACTTCTGAAAAAAAATAAAATTGAACGCGAAGCCATAGAAATTAAAGCCGCCGAATTTTTAAGAACCATTCCCGGAGTGGCCAATGTATTAACACGGCACAATCTGCTTTATACGGAATACACCATTGGCATAAAACGTTTAATTCAATGTGGTTTTAACGAATTAAGAAGTGGAGATGTGATCATCAATATGCTTCCGGCATGGGCAGATTACGGTCCGAAAGGAACAACGCATGGTTCTCCTTATTCCTATGATACCCATGTTCCTCTCCTATGGTACGGTTCGGAAATTGCAGTGAGAGATCATATGGAGTCGGTAATGATCACTGATATTGCTCCAACTGTTTGTATGATGGCGGGAATTCCTTATACCAATGGAAGCACCGGTAAACTCATCCCCTGCCTCATTAAGTAA
- a CDS encoding DUF2306 domain-containing protein, translating into MRNYLRIGTKTVIILAIITFSVIMFMISLPYFSMERNADIPFLKTKLNVYHISYWRTGFYIHVFTSVLVLIAGATQFSSTILSRFPGTHKVMGYIYIIVLLFFSGPGGFVMGIHANGGPPAQMSFMMLTPLWIIFTAMAWYYVIKKDYLAHGEFLLRSYALTFSAITLRLYLLVINHYHFGWKPVDKYIIVSWMSWVPNLILAEILIRRGIIKNLLKRRAELKNKN; encoded by the coding sequence GTGAGAAATTACCTTCGCATAGGGACAAAAACAGTAATCATTCTTGCCATTATTACATTTAGTGTGATAATGTTTATGATTTCGCTTCCATATTTCTCCATGGAACGAAATGCGGATATTCCATTTCTAAAAACTAAATTGAATGTTTACCATATTTCCTATTGGAGAACAGGTTTCTATATTCATGTTTTCACCAGTGTATTGGTATTAATCGCAGGTGCAACTCAGTTTTCATCCACTATTTTATCACGCTTTCCCGGTACACATAAAGTGATGGGATACATCTATATCATCGTACTCCTTTTTTTTAGTGGTCCGGGTGGATTTGTAATGGGAATTCATGCCAATGGAGGTCCACCCGCACAAATGAGTTTCATGATGCTCACTCCCCTATGGATCATATTCACGGCTATGGCCTGGTACTATGTGATAAAAAAAGATTACCTCGCGCATGGCGAATTTTTACTCCGCAGCTATGCACTCACCTTTTCTGCCATTACCCTTCGTTTGTATTTATTGGTAATCAATCATTATCATTTTGGCTGGAAACCCGTAGATAAATACATCATTGTTTCCTGGATGAGCTGGGTGCCCAATCTTATTCTGGCAGAAATTCTTATCAGAAGAGGAATTATCAAAAACTTGCTAAAGCGAAGAGCCGAGCTTAAAAACAAAAACTGA
- a CDS encoding OmpA family protein, with the protein MKKLLALALILGSSGISIAQDFLGFSNSNYAGVSGLDLQPASVIDNRLKTDVSLFGFNVSAYNNYIGLKPGALLNNGTLFKPDMVNFNDTAFQQNYLNERYTDIPKAVYFSTQIQLPSFMFQLNRKSALAFTWRVRTMMNIDGVSKELARLSYNGLDYPSLWNLLHSSNNLSLQAMSWAEYGVTYGRVVIDNGEHFLKVAGRVKLLQGLGAAYMYMDNVTFQALNSDTIQITSNGRVGYGHSTNFEFEQEKVKYKWVSNFSVGLDLGAVYEWRPNHAEYKYDMDGETNLGRRDLNKYKLRAGLSIIDLGGIKYKKGTLSNDFQTNSNLWNVSAMKFDSLPPVQSFDDTLINRFGQLSDGKETFTMNLPTAISAQIDYNIWKDFYINHTTYFAFQFKKNENKVHDITTFSITPRYDHRWFGVFVPVSYNMMGNFAIGTGLRLGPLTFGTTNLAPIMQYIKGDGNGKKDTYGADFHVVMKIPIPYGKPKDKDGDKVSDKKDKCEGEKGVWEFAGCADRDGDHIQDSKDACPDEPGLPEFNGCPDRDGDKIIDSKDNCPDDAGTLEFNGCPDKDGDKIIDKEDECPEVPGVLAFKGCPDTDGDGIPDPKDDCPTTPGLTEFNGCPDTDGDGVRDIDDKCVAIPGPIRNFGCPEKKLQMLNSANAMLEEVNVEDGKFNFTKDIDKKTYKFRLLGTAVDTITEVYITGPNLRGKVANKKGQYFMFPQEAAPVELTAEEAAVVKKAFDNLEFATGKDIIKAESLPSLEELAALMKKYPGWKLKIEGHTDNVGNREKNLNLSKKRAEAVKKYLVSKGVQATRFDVKYFGPDRPIAPNDTEEGRQKNRRVEMTIVE; encoded by the coding sequence ATGAAAAAATTACTTGCCCTTGCATTGATTTTAGGGAGTTCCGGGATTTCCATTGCACAGGATTTTTTGGGATTTTCTAACTCCAATTATGCCGGTGTTTCCGGTTTAGATCTTCAGCCCGCCTCGGTGATTGATAACCGATTAAAAACTGATGTTTCTCTATTTGGATTCAATGTATCTGCTTACAACAATTACATCGGTTTAAAACCGGGAGCATTGCTCAATAACGGAACGCTGTTTAAACCTGATATGGTCAATTTTAATGACACTGCATTTCAGCAAAATTATCTCAACGAGCGTTATACCGATATTCCGAAAGCAGTTTATTTCAGCACGCAAATACAGCTTCCCTCTTTCATGTTTCAACTCAACAGAAAATCTGCTTTGGCATTTACGTGGAGAGTCAGAACAATGATGAACATTGATGGAGTAAGTAAAGAACTTGCGCGTTTATCGTACAACGGACTTGATTATCCTTCTCTATGGAATTTACTCCACTCAAGCAATAATTTATCCTTACAAGCGATGAGTTGGGCAGAATATGGTGTTACTTACGGAAGAGTAGTCATCGATAACGGTGAACATTTCCTGAAAGTGGCAGGTAGAGTAAAATTATTGCAAGGATTAGGTGCTGCTTATATGTACATGGATAATGTAACATTTCAGGCATTAAATTCAGACACCATTCAAATCACCAGCAACGGAAGAGTTGGATACGGTCACTCTACCAATTTCGAATTTGAACAAGAAAAAGTAAAATACAAATGGGTATCGAATTTTTCTGTTGGATTGGATTTAGGTGCTGTTTACGAATGGAGACCAAATCATGCCGAATACAAATACGACATGGATGGAGAAACCAATTTAGGAAGAAGAGACCTGAATAAATACAAATTGAGAGCCGGTTTGTCGATCATCGACCTCGGTGGTATTAAATACAAAAAAGGAACATTGTCGAACGACTTCCAAACGAACTCAAATCTGTGGAATGTTAGCGCAATGAAATTCGATTCCTTGCCTCCCGTGCAATCATTCGATGATACTTTGATTAACCGGTTTGGACAATTATCTGATGGCAAAGAAACATTTACAATGAATCTTCCAACAGCCATTTCTGCTCAAATCGATTATAACATCTGGAAAGATTTCTACATCAATCACACCACTTATTTCGCATTCCAATTCAAGAAAAACGAAAACAAAGTTCACGACATTACCACATTCAGTATTACTCCGCGTTACGATCATCGCTGGTTCGGTGTTTTTGTTCCGGTGAGTTATAACATGATGGGGAATTTTGCAATTGGTACCGGTTTACGTCTCGGACCATTAACGTTTGGAACTACCAACCTTGCTCCGATTATGCAATACATCAAAGGAGACGGAAATGGTAAAAAAGATACCTATGGAGCAGACTTTCACGTGGTGATGAAAATTCCTATTCCGTACGGAAAACCAAAAGATAAAGACGGAGATAAAGTATCTGATAAAAAAGATAAATGTGAAGGTGAAAAAGGTGTATGGGAATTCGCTGGTTGTGCAGACCGTGATGGTGACCATATTCAAGATTCGAAAGATGCATGTCCGGATGAACCGGGATTACCAGAATTCAACGGATGTCCGGATAGAGATGGCGACAAAATCATCGATAGCAAAGACAACTGTCCGGATGATGCAGGTACACTCGAGTTTAATGGATGTCCGGATAAAGACGGAGATAAAATCATCGATAAAGAAGATGAGTGTCCTGAGGTTCCTGGGGTTCTTGCATTCAAAGGTTGTCCTGACACCGATGGTGATGGAATTCCTGATCCGAAAGATGATTGTCCGACCACTCCAGGTTTAACTGAATTTAATGGTTGTCCCGACACCGATGGTGATGGTGTACGCGATATCGACGACAAATGTGTTGCGATTCCTGGTCCGATCAGAAACTTTGGTTGTCCGGAGAAAAAACTTCAAATGTTGAATTCTGCCAATGCCATGTTGGAAGAAGTAAATGTGGAAGATGGTAAATTCAATTTCACGAAGGACATCGATAAGAAAACCTATAAATTCCGCTTATTGGGAACTGCAGTTGATACGATTACTGAAGTTTACATTACAGGTCCGAATCTCCGTGGTAAAGTGGCCAATAAAAAGGGTCAGTACTTTATGTTCCCGCAGGAAGCTGCTCCGGTTGAATTAACTGCAGAAGAAGCTGCCGTTGTGAAAAAAGCCTTCGATAATCTGGAGTTTGCTACCGGTAAAGACATCATTAAAGCTGAATCGCTTCCATCGTTAGAAGAGCTTGCAGCACTGATGAAAAAATATCCGGGTTGGAAATTGAAAATTGAAGGTCATACCGACAACGTTGGTAATCGCGAGAAAAACCTCAACCTTTCCAAGAAACGTGCAGAAGCGGTGAAGAAATACCTCGTTTCAAAAGGAGTTCAAGCCACACGTTTCGATGTGAAGTATTTTGGTCCGGACCGTCCGATTGCACCAAACGACACCGAAGAGGGACGTCAGAAAAACCGTCGCGTAGAAATGACTATTGTCGAATAA